In a single window of the Anguilla rostrata isolate EN2019 chromosome 4, ASM1855537v3, whole genome shotgun sequence genome:
- the suco gene encoding SUN domain-containing ossification factor isoform X3, which yields MKRLRVVLVCLIVALLCWYPSRHVDCSEQSAAGPVQSAQDSSPQAKPEEGAHEKVEEDWAVYIQSYDVGLESERVSLEAPAPNEMQDEEDDETVKKEEPVVEARTEPATDPAPDPESDPPASQDQQAPPTAAASSPPTELPAAVPAEQEEAPEDTPTSQAPPTTPTSLTVDHVENSSSTHGSRTGTKTELDSSLPHVEQDVPELDQGTNASHMPEEEAEADEAPVAKETDPSVPGKEDIPTFDEWKKKVMEVEKEKSQSMHSSSNGSPHVVKKVQKNFKNNYASVECGAKILSANTEAKSTSAILMENMDLYMLNPCSNKIWFVIELCEPIQVKQLDIANFELFSSTPKDFLVSISDRYPTNKWIKLGTFHARDERTVQSFPLDEQLYAKYVKMFIKYIKVELLSHFGSEHFCPLSLIRVFGTSMVEEYEEIAESQYPSERLEYLDEDYDYPPGYVPAEDKAAKNLLGSATNAILTMVNNIAANVLGAKPELEEGANVEANFSTDGENVTEPSPEEPASSTPSPSPSSPSPSPEEESPELEVPVATEEPEAPPPEAPTPAPPEETLIVTLVEEDEEEPRQSTVTLLEGEEEEEEAEAEERRRTEERQRESRAYSGELSSLSCAASLREYLLRWCSASLALQRQRSERQRQREARADARSPPQPLPLAPTPTLEPPLDTEPPPEAERPTALGEGAGAGPGPGPTDAVLEPARHADAAAERTAEPPQLEPSQTAALPPHSFPVVTPTEEIPRLSALELPELELPLSDGVPETQAEARRRLPSSSDAGPSSSGGGSPGLAATSVSSAAEPATPETDAPRQDLPAPASKEPPVQPLPTATRPAEIPPPTELPAPAEPEGGRAAPEEPSRAAPPPEHPEAAAPPAEPRAEESVEDVLLSVASGGAQLHRTATDFYAELQNSTELGYGNGNGNQVHGSNQKESVFMRLNNRIKALEMNMSLSSRYLEELSQRYRKQMEEMQRAFNKTIIKLQNTSRIAEEQDQKQTESIQVLQSQLENLTQLVFNLSTTVSQLQREVSDRQSFLVVSLLLCLCLGLLLCIQCCRSSTPPPPDSTASIPKSNHYPSPKRCFSSYDDMSLKRRVSCPLVRSKSFQLPTTEVGPDDLYIVEPLRFSPEKKKKRCKMKVERVETLKPSAPAPAVANGGPKCNGVPPPHAAFLSSGEAGASSSKDPTSEGSSEGSSHSDESYFCGISTCSRLCNGHPPPRTRTEKRAIKRRRSKMLEQGRYGGEALPGRAASMPTLEDLMKGNKDMSVGTFGVTAVTGHV from the exons GTACCCCAGTCGTCATGTTGATTGTTCGGAACAGAGCGCCGCTGGCCCAGTACAGTCTGCACAGGATAGCAGCCCTCAGGCGAAGCCGGAGGAGGGGGCTCACGAGAAG GTCGAAGAGGATTGGGCGGTGTACATCCAGTCGTACGACGTGGGACTGGAGTCGGAGAGGGTTTCATTAGAGGCGCCAGCGCCGAATGAAATGCAAGATGAGGAAGACGATGAG ACTGTGAAAAAGGAGGAGCCTGTTGTGGAGGCGAGGACAGAACCGGCGACGGACCCCGCACCGGATCCGGAGTCCGATCCTCCCGCCTCTCAAGACCAGCAGGCCCCGCCTACCGCTGCtgcttcctccccccccaccgagCTCCCCGCAGCTGTGCCCGCTGAACAAGAGGAAGCCCCCGAAGACACACCTACCtcacaagcccctcccaccacacCCACCAG CTTGACCGTGGATCACGTAGAGAATTCCTCCAGCACCCATGGGAGCCGGACGGGGACCAAAACTGAGCTGGACTCCTCGCTCCCCCATGTGGAGCAGGATGTGCCCGAGCTGGACCAGGGCACCAACGCCTCCCACATGCccgaggaggaggcggag GCCGACGAAGCCCCCGTCGCCAAGGAGACGGACCCCTCGGTGCCCGGCAAGGAAGACATCCCCACCTTTGACGAGTGGAAGAAGAAGGTGatggaggtggagaaggagaaga GCCAGTCCATGCACTCCTCCTCCAATGGAAGCCCCCATGTGGTGAAGAAGGTACAGAAGAATTTTAAGAATAACTACGCCTCTGTGGAGTGTGGGGCCAAAATCCTGTCGGCAAACACGGAGGCTAAG AGTACCTCTGCCATTCTGATGGAGAACATGGACCTCTACATGCTGAATCCCTGCAGCAACAAGATCTG GTTCGTCATTGAGCTGTGCGAGCCCATTCAAGTCAAGCAGCTGGACATTGCCAACTTTGAGCTCTTCTCCTCCACTCCCAAGGACTTCCTGGTTTCCATCAGCGACAG GTACCCGACGAACAAGTGGATCAAGCTGGGCACCTTCCACGCCCGGGACGAGCGCACGGTGCAGAGCTTCCCGCTGGACGAGCAGCTGTACGCCAAATACGTCAAG ATGTTCATCAAGTACATAAAG GTTGAACTCCTATCCCACTTTGGATCCGAGCACTTCTGTCCCCTCAGTCTCATAAG GGTGTTTGGAACCAGTATGGTGGAAGAGTATGAGGAAATAGCGGAGTCCCAGTATCCCTCCGAGAGACTGGAGTACCTGGACGAGGATTATG ATTACCCTCCTGGCTACGTGCCGGCGGAAGACAAGGCTGCAAAGAACCTGTTGGGATCGGCCACGA ACGCCATCCTCACCATGGTCAACAACATCGCCGCCAACGTGCTGGGGGCCAAGCCGGAACTCGAAGAAGGAGCCAACGTTGAAG CAAACTTTTCAACGGACGGCGAGAACGTTACAGAGCCCTCCCCCGAAGAGCCGGCCAgctccacccccagccccagccccagcagcccctccccctctccaga GGAGGAGTCCCCGGAGCTGGAGGTGCCTGTCGCTACGGAGGAGCctgaggcccctccccccgaaGCCCCGACTCCGGCCCCGCCCGAGGAGACCCTGATCGTCACGCTggtggaggaggacgaggaggagccCCGCCAGTCCACCGTCACCCttctggagggggaggaggaggaggaggaggcggaagCGGAGGAGCGGCGGAGGACCGAGGAGCGGCAGCGGGAGAGCCGGGCGTACTCCGGGGAGCTGTCCTCGCTGTCGTGCGCCGCCTCCCTGCGGGAGTACCTCCTCCGCTGGTGCTCCGCCTCGCTGGCCCTGCAGCGTCAGCGCAGCGAGCGGCAGAGGCAGCGGGAGGCGCGGGCCGACGCCCGCTCGCCCCCGCAGCCCCTGCCCCTGGCCCCCACGCCCACGCTGGAGCCGCCCCTGGACACGGAGCCCCCGCCCGAGGCCGAGAGGCCCACggcgctgggggagggggcgggggcggggccggggccgggccCCACGGACGCGGTCCTGGAGCCCGCGCGGCacgccgacgccgccgccgaGCGCACGGCCGAGCCCCCGCAGCTGGAGCCCAGCCAGACggccgccctgcccccccacagCTTCCCCGTGGTCACCCCCACCGAGGAGATCCCCCGGCTCTCCGCCCTGGAGCTGCCGGAGCTGGAGCTCCCGCTGTCGGACGGGGTCCCCGAAACGCAGGCCGAGGCCCGGAGGAGGCTCCCCTCCAGCAGCGACGCCGgccccagcagcagcggcggcggcagccCCGGTCTCGCCGCCACCAGCGTCAGCTCCGCGGCAGAGCCGGCCACCCCCGAGACCGACGCCCCCAGACAGGACCTGCCCGCCCCCGCCTCCAAGGAGCCGCCCGTCCAGCCCCTccccaccgccacccggcccgcCGAAATCCCCCCGCCCACCGAGCTGCCGGCCCCGGCCGAGCCCGAGGGGGGCCGGGCGGCCCCGGAGGAGCCCAGCAGGGCCGCCCCCCCGCCGGAGCACCCCGAGGcggccgccccgcccgccgagCCCAGGGCGGAGGAGTCGGTGGAGGACGTGCTCCTCTCCGTCGCCTCGGGCGGGGCGCAGCTGCACCGCACCGCCACCGACTTCTACGCCGAGCTGCAGAACTCCACCGAGCTCGGCTACGGCAACGGCAACGGCAACCAGGTGCACGGCTCCAACCAGAAGGAGTCGGTCTTCATGAGGCTCAACAACCGCATCAAGGCCCTGGAGATGAACATGTCCCTGAGCAGCCGCTACCTGGAGGAGCTCAGCCAGAG GTACCGGAAGCAGATGGAGGAGATGCAGCGGGCCTTCAACAAGACCATCATAAAGCTGCAGAACACGTCCCGGATCGCCGAGGAGCAG GATCAAAAGCAGACGGAGTCCATCCAGGTCCTGCAGAGCCAGCTGGAGAACCTCACCCAGCTGGTGTTCAACCTGTCCACCACCGTCAgccagctgcagagagag GTGTCGGACAGGCAGAGCTTCCTGGTGGTGTCCCTGctgctgtgcctgtgcctgggcctgctgctgtGCATCCAGTGCTGCCGCAGCTCGACTCCGCCCCCGCCCGACTCCACCGCCTCCATCCCCAAGAGCAACCACTACCCCAGCCCCAAGAG GTGTTTCTCCTCATACGACGACATGAGCCTGAAGCGGAGAGTGTCGTGTCCCCTCGTGCGCTCAAAGTCCTTCCAGCTACCTACCACGGAAG TAGGTCCAGATGACTTGTACATTGTAGAACCTCTAAGgttttctccagaaaaaaag AAGAAGCGCTGCAAGATGAAGGTCGAGCGGGTGGAGACGCTGAAGCCGTCCGCCCCCGCGCCGGCAGTAGCTAACGGGGGCCCCAAGTGCAACGGcgtcccgcccccccacgcCGCCTTCCTGTCCTCGGGGGAGGCGGGCGCGTCCTCGTCCAAGGACCCCACGTCCGAGGGCAGCTCGGAGGGGTCGTCCCACTCGGACGAGTCCTACTTCTGCGGCATCTCCACCTGCTCGCGGCTCTGCAACGGGCACCCCCCGCCCAGGACCCGCACGGAGAAGAGGGCCATCAAGCGCCGGCGCTCCAAAATGCTGGAGCAGGGCCGGTACGGGGGGGAGGCGCTGCCGGGGCGGGCGGCCTCCATGCCCACCCTGGAGGACCTCATGAAGGGAAACAAGGACATGAGCGTGGGGACCTTCGGGGTGACCGCAGTCACGGGCCACGTTTGA